One genomic window of Mesorhizobium loti includes the following:
- a CDS encoding acyl carrier protein: MIEDSKLFQKVVEIINGEFPENDTEIARETVAEDVIGWDSMAHVSLIAMIEEAFSVRFIGAEIVTFDNVGGLFDVLKEKISRK, translated from the coding sequence ATGATAGAGGACAGCAAATTGTTTCAGAAAGTCGTCGAAATCATAAACGGCGAGTTTCCTGAGAATGACACCGAAATTGCACGGGAGACCGTTGCGGAAGATGTCATTGGTTGGGACAGCATGGCGCATGTTAGTCTCATCGCAATGATTGAAGAGGCATTCAGCGTTCGTTTCATCGGTGCGGAGATCGTCACTTTCGATAATGTCGGCGGCCTTTTCGATGTTCTTAAAGAGAAGATATCGAGGAAGTAA
- a CDS encoding IS21 family transposase, giving the protein MPGRHVTDHQMRLFMKFRQTNTTAVAAAKASISIATAYRIEKDSRLPSQKKAPRQRRRADPLADIFEAEVVPMLRAAPGIRAIAIFDEMIRRHPELGAGIRRTIERRVRAWRAVHGEEQEVIFRQLHVPGRMGLSDFTDMAAAGVTIAGQPLDHRLYHFRLAYSGFEHAHVVLGGESFVALAEGLQNALWSLGGAPREHRSDSLSAAFRNLDKDAREDLTRRYDELCGHYGMIPSRNNRGIAHENGSVEGPHGHLKRAINDALLMRGSSDFDDLAAYRRFVDEIVSRVNARNSKRIDIERAELQELPARRTSDYEEVTVRITSSGGFTLRKVFYTVPSRLIGHRLRVRLFDDRLDIFIGGTHLMTLPRGRASSTGKHDQVVNYRHVIHSLRRKPMALLNLVYRDQLFPREAYRRTFDVLIKRLPERQACRTMVELLAMAHERGCESELADLLTASLEARRLPDMAALRERFAPDPARLPSVVVRLAPLNAYEALLGANLTGDAA; this is encoded by the coding sequence GTGCCCGGCCGCCACGTAACCGATCACCAGATGAGGCTTTTCATGAAGTTCCGGCAGACCAATACGACGGCCGTCGCGGCGGCGAAGGCGTCGATCAGTATCGCCACGGCCTATCGCATCGAGAAGGATTCAAGACTGCCGTCACAAAAGAAGGCGCCGCGGCAACGGCGCCGTGCCGACCCTCTCGCCGATATTTTCGAAGCCGAGGTCGTGCCCATGCTGAGGGCAGCTCCGGGTATTCGGGCGATCGCCATCTTCGACGAGATGATCCGGCGTCATCCCGAGCTTGGAGCCGGCATTCGCCGCACGATCGAGCGCCGGGTCCGAGCCTGGCGCGCCGTCCATGGCGAGGAACAGGAGGTCATCTTCCGGCAGCTTCACGTACCCGGGCGCATGGGATTGTCGGATTTCACTGACATGGCCGCCGCCGGCGTCACGATCGCCGGCCAGCCACTCGATCACCGGCTCTATCATTTCCGGCTCGCCTATTCCGGCTTCGAGCATGCGCATGTCGTGCTCGGTGGCGAGAGTTTCGTCGCTCTGGCGGAAGGCCTGCAGAACGCGCTGTGGTCGCTCGGCGGGGCTCCCCGCGAGCATCGCAGCGACAGCCTCTCGGCGGCATTCCGCAACCTGGACAAGGACGCCCGGGAGGACCTGACGCGCCGCTACGACGAACTGTGCGGCCACTACGGCATGATCCCTTCCCGCAACAATCGCGGCATTGCGCATGAGAACGGCTCCGTCGAAGGCCCGCACGGCCATCTCAAGCGGGCGATCAATGACGCGCTGCTGATGCGGGGATCGAGCGATTTCGACGACCTGGCAGCCTACCGTCGCTTTGTCGACGAGATCGTCAGCCGCGTGAATGCTCGCAACTCCAAGCGCATCGACATCGAGCGGGCCGAACTCCAGGAACTGCCCGCCCGGCGCACTTCCGACTACGAGGAGGTCACCGTGCGCATCACGTCATCGGGCGGGTTCACGCTGCGTAAGGTGTTCTACACCGTGCCCTCACGCCTGATCGGCCACCGCCTCAGAGTGCGGCTCTTCGATGATCGGCTGGATATCTTCATCGGCGGCACGCATCTCATGACGCTGCCGCGCGGGCGCGCCTCTTCAACCGGCAAGCACGACCAGGTCGTCAATTATCGGCATGTCATCCATTCGCTGCGCCGCAAGCCGATGGCGCTGCTCAACCTCGTCTATCGTGACCAGCTCTTCCCCCGCGAGGCCTACCGGCGAACCTTCGACGTGCTCATAAAGCGACTGCCTGAGCGGCAGGCCTGCCGCACCATGGTCGAGCTTCTGGCCATGGCGCACGAGCGCGGCTGCGAGAGCGAACTGGCTGATCTACTGACCGCCTCGCTAGAGGCACGGCGATTGCCCGACATGGCTGCTTTGCGCGAACGGTTCGCGCCGGATCCCGCCCGGCTGCCGAGTGTCGTCGTGCGTCTTGCTCCGCTCAACGCCTATGAAGCCCTGCTTGGCGCCAACCTGACAGGAGATGCGGCATGA
- a CDS encoding D-alanine--poly(phosphoribitol) ligase yields the protein MMVDVVDRFLSVASRHPGRLAIDVGARQYSYAWLEERVRIYAQIYSSFEQPRIAIALPQEADAYACILASGLAGGFHTPLNTVAPIQKLRRILHRLQPDLLVAKPQLAAEIVTAVPNLKVLDPDMINTDRCFLGNGTRHELAYVMFTSGSTGEPKGVMVSRKALANYVSWLESLHITPDDRLSQQPNLAFDISMTDIFGALCHGASLHPLLDEGDRMSPAEFIARQAITIWNSTPSAVSLMMRARQVTRKDLGSVRLFNFCGEPLVRQQLDAIFSALPDTLAQNTYGPTEATISVTEQVLTSDNYGSYCHTSAALGQTIPGMKISLIGGRSPTEGQIVISGPQLAEGYWNDPEKTEQQFRVLDELSGERGYLTGDWAEIRDDRLFFKERIDFQVKVKGYRIELDEIVSAIRQCGWPVAVVFKRGDGLAAVVESNGLGPLNERELKAALSEIVEAHAIPTWILEIQRAPRSENDKLDRTAAAVWFEDNLIMKKERT from the coding sequence ATGATGGTGGATGTAGTTGACAGGTTTCTCTCGGTAGCTTCTCGCCATCCTGGGCGCTTGGCCATAGACGTTGGCGCGCGTCAATATTCTTATGCTTGGCTTGAGGAGCGAGTCCGAATCTACGCACAGATTTATTCGTCATTCGAGCAGCCGCGAATTGCGATCGCGCTCCCTCAAGAGGCCGATGCTTATGCGTGCATCCTGGCGTCCGGATTAGCCGGGGGCTTCCATACGCCCCTGAACACGGTTGCGCCGATACAAAAGCTTCGGCGAATCCTGCATCGGTTGCAACCTGATCTTCTCGTGGCCAAGCCACAGTTGGCGGCTGAAATTGTCACTGCAGTTCCTAACTTGAAGGTCTTGGATCCAGATATGATCAATACAGATCGCTGTTTCTTGGGTAATGGAACGCGCCACGAACTAGCCTATGTCATGTTCACGTCAGGATCGACTGGCGAGCCAAAGGGCGTAATGGTTTCACGCAAAGCATTGGCAAACTACGTGTCCTGGCTGGAGAGCCTTCATATCACCCCGGATGATCGTCTCTCGCAACAGCCAAATCTAGCATTCGATATCAGCATGACAGATATATTTGGGGCACTATGCCATGGCGCTTCGCTTCACCCCTTGCTGGATGAGGGCGACAGAATGTCGCCCGCCGAATTTATCGCGAGGCAAGCTATTACGATCTGGAATTCCACGCCTAGCGCCGTTAGCTTGATGATGCGGGCGCGGCAAGTAACAAGGAAAGACCTAGGGAGTGTTCGGCTGTTTAATTTCTGCGGGGAACCGCTCGTCAGACAGCAACTGGACGCCATTTTTTCCGCATTGCCAGACACGCTCGCCCAAAATACCTATGGCCCCACCGAAGCTACGATCTCTGTAACTGAGCAAGTTCTGACCTCCGACAACTACGGATCTTACTGCCATACGTCTGCCGCCCTGGGTCAGACCATACCAGGCATGAAGATCTCGCTTATTGGCGGGCGTTCTCCCACCGAGGGTCAGATTGTGATTAGCGGTCCCCAACTTGCCGAGGGCTATTGGAACGATCCGGAAAAGACCGAGCAGCAGTTCCGCGTATTGGATGAGTTGTCGGGGGAGCGTGGGTATCTGACCGGTGACTGGGCGGAAATCCGTGACGATCGCTTGTTCTTCAAGGAGCGGATTGATTTTCAGGTTAAGGTAAAGGGATACCGGATCGAGCTCGATGAGATCGTTTCCGCCATTCGGCAGTGCGGGTGGCCTGTGGCTGTCGTCTTTAAACGAGGCGATGGACTCGCGGCTGTCGTGGAATCTAACGGGCTGGGACCGCTCAATGAGCGCGAGTTGAAAGCAGCGTTGTCAGAAATCGTCGAAGCCCATGCCATACCGACATGGATCCTTGAGATTCAGAGAGCACCGCGCAGCGAGAATGACAAACTGGATCGCACAGCAGCAGCAGTCTGGTTCGAGGACAATCTTATTATGAAGAAGGAGCGGACATGA
- a CDS encoding GNAT family N-acetyltransferase: MDQNIRRLVKGEIENDFSEEGKAFLGDLVYQALPELYDKVPIDRPKLNLILADQIDSPSTELSETWTLWEEGAILGLLSVVDAGELDASQRMGMLDIVRHLDRDARMNFKRALEGHGSNVETLASGEGKYLPRMAVAEAARGKGVARRLMHHVLDRYPNTPIYLHAANTNAIVIKLHKSLGFQCQSESDFPIRVLVRNPQ; encoded by the coding sequence TTGGACCAGAATATCAGGCGATTGGTGAAGGGAGAGATTGAGAACGACTTTTCAGAAGAGGGAAAGGCGTTTTTGGGTGACCTCGTATATCAAGCGTTGCCGGAGTTGTATGACAAGGTTCCGATCGACCGTCCGAAGCTCAACCTCATTTTAGCCGATCAAATTGATTCACCGTCGACCGAGCTCTCAGAAACTTGGACCCTGTGGGAAGAGGGTGCAATTTTGGGGCTTCTATCAGTTGTCGACGCAGGCGAACTGGATGCATCCCAGCGGATGGGAATGTTGGACATCGTGCGGCACCTGGATCGGGACGCTAGGATGAATTTCAAGAGAGCCCTCGAAGGCCATGGCTCGAATGTTGAAACCCTTGCATCAGGGGAGGGAAAATATCTCCCGCGTATGGCCGTGGCCGAGGCGGCTCGGGGAAAAGGAGTTGCGCGGCGGTTGATGCATCATGTGCTTGATCGCTATCCTAATACTCCAATATACCTACACGCTGCGAACACAAACGCGATCGTCATAAAACTGCACAAATCGCTAGGATTTCAGTGTCAATCTGAATCTGACTTTCCGATTCGCGTTCTGGTCCGTAATCCACAATAG